GCAGGCCCAAGAGCCCAGGGTTCGCGCCGTGCTGTTCTATTCCGATACCTGCCCTCTGTGCCACAAGGTGCTGGAAGAAGTTCTGCCTCCCCTCACGGCCCAGTACGGGGATCGGCTTGAGGTGAGGCGGGTGGAGATCACGCCCGCCGCGAACTACGAACTCCTCCTGCGCATGGAGCAGGTGCACAACGTCCCGCCCGACAAGGGCGCGGTGCCCGAGATGTTCATCGGCGATCGCGTCCTTTTCGGCCTGGACGAGATTCGCGCCCAACTCCCCGCGCTGATTGAGGCGTACCTGGCGGCGGGCGGCGTGGACTGGCCCGAAGGATACGCCGAGCCGCCCGCCACACCCGCCTGGCCCCTGCCCACGGCCCGGCCCACCCCAAAGGCGTGCCACATCTGCGACGAGGGCGATCCCGTGGTCCGGATGTACTTCTTCTGGAGCAGCCTGTGCCCGGAATGCCACCGCGTGCAGGATGAGGTGCTGAAGCCGCTGCAGGAGCGGTATGACCGCCAGTTGGTGGTGGACGCCAGGGACGTGGAGAAGTCGCCCGCCGACTACGACCTGCTCACGGCGCTGGAGCGGCAGTTCGGCACCGGCGAAGGGGCGCTGCCCGTCATCTTCATCGGCGACCACGTGCTCCACGGGGAACAGGCCGCCCGCGAGCAACTGGCCGCGCTGGTGGAATATTACATGAACGAGGGTGGCGTGGACTTCCCGAAACTCACCGGTCCCGCCGCGCCGTCGGGCGCGCCCAGCGGCCAACAGCCGGCCATCCACCTGGCCTACTTCTTCCAGGTGGGCTGCCACGAATGCGACCGCGCCCGCTACGACCTCCAGTATTTGCAGAGCAAGTACCCGCAGTTGCGCATTCACGAATACGACATCCAAGAGCACGCCGCGCTGGCCGAATGGCTGGGCGAACGCAACGGCGTGCCGCTGAACAAGCGCCTCACCGCCCCGGTTGCGTTTGTCGGCTCGGAAGCGCTCCTGGGCGACGGAGTCAACGTCCGCACGCTTGAGGGCGCCATCCAGAAGTACCTCGCTGGCGGAAGCGGGGCCTACTGGGAGGGCCAGCAAGATGTGGCCAGCGCCGCCGAAAGCATCCTCAGCCGGTTCCGATCCTTCGGGGCGCTGACCGTGGCGGCGGCGGGGCTGATAGACGGCCTCAACCCGTGCGCCTTCGCCACCATCGTGTTCTTCATCTCCTACCTTGCGTTCACGGGGCGCAAGGGCCGCGACATTGTTTTTGTGGGTGGGATGTTTACCCTCGGCGTCTTCCTGACCTACCTGGGGGTCGGGGTGGGCTTTCTCAAGTTCCTGGCGAGCCTGCCGTTCTTGCCCGCCATCAGCCGCTATCTGTACGGCTTCACGGCGGCCTTGTGCCTGGCGCTGGCGCTGGGCAGCCTGTACGACTGGTACCAGGCGCGGCGGGGGCGGCCTGAAGAGATGCGCCTGAAACTGCCGACCCGACTGCGGCGCCAGATCAACCGCGTCATCCGCGAGGGTGCGCAAGCCCGCGCCGTCGCCGGCGTGGCCTTCGCCACGGGCATCGTCGTCTCGCTCATTGAACTGGCGTGCACCGGCCAGGTGTACCTGCCCACGATTCTGTTCGTGCTGGGCGTGCCGGCCATGAGGATTCGGGCGCTGGTCTACCTGCTGCTGTACAACGTCGTCTTTGTGGTGCCGCTCGTCGTGGTGTTCCTGCTGGCCTACTGGGGCACATCCTCGGAGCGACTGGGCCAATTCGTGAGTCGGCGCGCCGGCGCAATCAAGTTGGCGACCGCCGGGCTTTTTGCACTCCTGGCGGCGTGGATGATTACCTTCCTGTAGAACACGTAGGCACGAACCTACACGAATGGAGAATAAATGTAGGCACGTAGTTCCCCATTCGCGTGGATTGGCGTTATTCGCGGTTACAGTTTCGTAGGGTGGCTTTCCACAGCCGCGGCAGGTATGGAAACCTGCCCTACGCTCGGTTGCATTGCCTAACCTATTCGCGTGGATTGGCGTTATTCGCGGTTACAGTTTCGTAGGGCGGCTTTCCATAGCCGCGGCAGGGGGCTGCGCTCCGTTCCCCATTCACGTGGATTGGCGTTATTCGCGGTTACAATGGGGAGCATTTTGGGCTGATGGGCAAGCGTGGTATTATATCGTTGCAGCCGGAACCTTTGCCGGCCTGGTGCGAAACTTGGCCGCCCTGGGCAAATGACCTGATTTTGTGAGGTGAGTCGTGGCGAAGAAACGCAAGAAGAAACAGGTCCCCAAGCAGGCTCCGCGCACGGCGCAGGCAGCGAAGAAAGCCGAGCCCAAACCCAAGCCGAAGGCCGGCGAGCGTAGCTCCATTCGGCGGTGGATCGCGCCTGTTGCGCTGGCGCTGGTTGTCGTCGCGGCTCTCATCACCGCCCAGGCCCTCATCCGCCGCAACGCCGCGCGCCCCACAGGCCCCTGGACACTCACCATCCTGCACACCACCGACGTGGAAGGGTACCTGGACCCCTGCGGCTGACGCCCGCCCAAGGGGGGTGTGGCCCGTCGGGCCACCGTCATCAAGGACTACCGCGCCAAGACCCCGTACCTGCTCGTCTTGGACGCGGGCGACGCGCTCTTCGGCCAGCCCGTCTCCGACGTCAGCCAGGGCAAGGCGCTCACCGAGGCGATGGATCTCATGGGATACAACGCCATGGCCATCGGCGAACGCGACACAGGCCATTGGGACGAATTGCTGGCCCGCTCGCGCGAGGCGAAGTTCGCCTTCCTGTCGGCGAACCTGGTTTACGCCAACACCGGCAAGCCGGTCTTCACGCCCTACGTCGTGCAGGACGTCGGCGGGCACAAAGTCGCCATCATCGGCCTGTCTCCGGCCGACGACTCGCTCAAGGCCTTCGCTCCGTCGGACGTTACGGTCAAAGACCCCGTGGAGACCGCCCGCGAGTACGTGAGCAAGGCCCGCGCCGAGAACGTGGATGCCGTCGTCATCCTGTCGCACGCGGGCAACGTGATGGATCGCAAGATCGCAATGGAGGTGGACGGCATCACCGCCATCGTGGGCGGGCACTCCTACGACCTGCTCCAGGAGACGCTGCAACTGAACAACACGGTCATCGGACAGGCGGGCTACGGCGGCGAATGGCTGGGCGAGATCACCGTGGACTTTGACGCCGAAGGCAAAATCGTCTCGGCCAAGGCGGGCGTGATTCCCCTCACGGAGGAGTACGCCGACGATCCGGAACTGGCCGCTTTGGCCGCCCGCTACAACGCCGCGCTCCCGCCGACGCCCACCATCCAGCCGTAGCACCGCAAGGAGGCAGCAGCCATGGCCGTCTTGGGCCGGAACATCGCCGTGGTGGTCAAGGGGGGCGGCGACCTGGCTTCGGGCGTCGCCTGGAGGTTGTGGCAGTGCGGGTTCCAGGTCGTGGTTACGGAAATCCCCGCGCCCACCGTCATCCGCCGCAAAGTTGCCTTCGCGACGGCGGTCTGGGAGGGGGAGACCGTGGTGGACGGCGTGCGGGCGCGACGGGTGGAGGGGCTGGAAGGCGTGAGGCGTGCCTGGGCCGAGGGGGTTCTGCCCGTCGTCGTGGATCCCGAAGCCGCCATCGTGCGCGAACTGCGCCCGGATGTGGTGGTGGACGCCATCCTGGCCAAGCGCAACCTGGGCACGCGCATCACCGACGCGCCGCTGGTCATCGGCCTGGGGCCGGGCTTCACCGCAGGCGAGGACGCCCACGCCGTCGTAGAGACCATGCGCGGGCACACCCTGGGGCGAGTCATCTGGAAGGGCCAGGCCTTGCCCAACACGGGAATCCCCGGCGAAGTGGGGGGCCACTCCGAACTGCGGGTGGTGCGCGCCCCGTGCGCGGGCGAATTCCGCGGCGTTCGCGAAATCGGCGACATGGTGGACGAAGGCGACATCGTCGCGTATGTGGACGCCGAGCCAGTGCGTGTACGGCTGAAGGGCGTCTTGCGCGGGCTGCTCCACGACGGGTTGCAGGTGTTCCCCAACATGAAGGTGGGCGACGTAGACCCGCGCGCCCAGCGCGAACACTGCTTCACCATCTCGGACAAGGCGCTGGCCATCGCGGGCGGCGTGCTGGAGGCTATCCTGCACGCCATGCGCGCAGCCTAACATAATACCCCGTAACCGCGGCGCGTGCTTGACGTTTGGAATAGAGCGGAGTATACTGCACGCACACGATTCTGCGCCTGAAGGAGATGGAATGTCCACGCCTGCGGTATTGGGAGGTGCCCCTCTTTTTGAGTCGCCGGTGCCCTTCATGAGGCCGACGCTGCCCCCGTTCTCCGACGTTGCAGACGAAATCGGCGAAATCTTCCAGACCGGCATGGTAACCAAAGGCAAGTACCTGGCCGCCTTTGAGCGCGCCGTCGCCCAGTATGTGGGAACCGCGCATGCCGTCGGCGTCTCCAGTTGCACCACCGGTCTGACCCTCGCCTACAAGGCCGCCGACCTGACGGGCGAGGTGGTCGTCCCCAGTTTCACCTTCATGGCCACGGTGCATCCCCTGGCGTGGTGCGGGCTGACCCCCGTGTTCGCCGACGTGGACCCCGACACATGGAACCTGGACCCCGCGTCCGCGGAGGCGGCCATCACCCCGAGAACGTCGGCCATCGTCGCCACGCACGTGTTCGGCAACCCCGCCGACGTGGAAGGCCTGGAAGCGGTGGCGCGCCGCGCGGGGGTCAAACTCCTGTTTGACGCCGCCCACGGCTTTGGCGCGCTGTACCGCGGCAAGCCGGTGGGCAGCCATGGCGTGGCCGAGGTCTTCAGTTCCAGCCCCACGAAACTTCTTGTAACGGGCGAGGGGGGCA
This genomic window from Chloroflexota bacterium contains:
- a CDS encoding EF2563 family selenium-dependent molybdenum hydroxylase system protein, encoding MAVLGRNIAVVVKGGGDLASGVAWRLWQCGFQVVVTEIPAPTVIRRKVAFATAVWEGETVVDGVRARRVEGLEGVRRAWAEGVLPVVVDPEAAIVRELRPDVVVDAILAKRNLGTRITDAPLVIGLGPGFTAGEDAHAVVETMRGHTLGRVIWKGQALPNTGIPGEVGGHSELRVVRAPCAGEFRGVREIGDMVDEGDIVAYVDAEPVRVRLKGVLRGLLHDGLQVFPNMKVGDVDPRAQREHCFTISDKALAIAGGVLEAILHAMRAA
- a CDS encoding metallophosphatase, with protein sequence MARRATVIKDYRAKTPYLLVLDAGDALFGQPVSDVSQGKALTEAMDLMGYNAMAIGERDTGHWDELLARSREAKFAFLSANLVYANTGKPVFTPYVVQDVGGHKVAIIGLSPADDSLKAFAPSDVTVKDPVETAREYVSKARAENVDAVVILSHAGNVMDRKIAMEVDGITAIVGGHSYDLLQETLQLNNTVIGQAGYGGEWLGEITVDFDAEGKIVSAKAGVIPLTEEYADDPELAALAARYNAALPPTPTIQP
- a CDS encoding DegT/DnrJ/EryC1/StrS family aminotransferase, giving the protein MSTPAVLGGAPLFESPVPFMRPTLPPFSDVADEIGEIFQTGMVTKGKYLAAFERAVAQYVGTAHAVGVSSCTTGLTLAYKAADLTGEVVVPSFTFMATVHPLAWCGLTPVFADVDPDTWNLDPASAEAAITPRTSAIVATHVFGNPADVEGLEAVARRAGVKLLFDAAHGFGALYRGKPVGSHGVAEVFSSSPTKLLVTGEGGIVATNDAEIARRVEVGREYGNPGNYDTEFPGLNARMQEFSAILGLHSLQMLEDNARRRNQLVQIYRQELQDIGGIYFQKVDPRDRCSYKDLSIRVVEAEFGLSRDMLVKALRAEGVDTRNYYDPPVHLHTAYRHVGERYRGRLPVTERLATECVSLPIFSHMLPETVHRICEAIRRIQRHSAAVRKALS